The proteins below are encoded in one region of Clostridium estertheticum:
- a CDS encoding superoxide dismutase — protein MYNLKPKTFDFESVQGISKKQLDEHYKLYTGYVTKLNEIWNTPYTPDNYADSNPTYSKMRSLKRGETYSLNGVKLHNLYFENMTGGNNTPYGPIFNAIINQYLSYDNFISYLTNVGLSMRGWAVLTLDLLDNSLHIVGSDSHDDGAVWLSCPILIMDVYEHAYFMDFGTNRKKYISTFIENINWNVLNERFEKYISPLKSMDIMSKNITKNRYCPYSY, from the coding sequence ATGTATAATCTTAAGCCTAAAACATTTGATTTTGAATCAGTCCAAGGAATTTCTAAAAAACAACTAGATGAACATTATAAATTGTATACAGGTTATGTAACCAAATTAAATGAAATTTGGAATACTCCATACACACCTGATAATTATGCTGATAGCAACCCCACTTATTCTAAAATGCGTTCTTTAAAACGAGGCGAAACATACTCACTGAACGGTGTAAAACTCCATAACCTTTATTTTGAAAATATGACCGGAGGCAATAACACACCCTATGGTCCAATATTTAATGCTATAATAAATCAATATTTATCCTATGACAATTTTATTTCTTACCTTACAAATGTAGGCTTATCAATGAGGGGTTGGGCAGTACTTACCCTTGATCTACTTGATAACAGTTTGCACATAGTTGGAAGCGATTCACACGATGATGGTGCAGTATGGCTTTCTTGTCCAATACTCATAATGGATGTTTACGAGCATGCATACTTTATGGATTTTGGAACAAATAGAAAAAAATACATTTCTACATTTATTGAGAATATAAATTGGAATGTTTTAAATGAAAGATTCGAGAAATATATTTCTCCCCTTAAGTCTATGGATATAATGTCAAAGAATATTACAAAAAACAGATATTGTCCTTATTCTTACTAA
- a CDS encoding L,D-transpeptidase family protein, translating into MHKKNLINLFIILLLTTCYWSYSNYVSSSTNSPYIAPTSKIDFINFPTKNNVYKIYPLKKELLSQYPLNITTISNVLKIGSRGAAVKYIQNRLVDYGYNIATDGLYTAPTYDAILNFQYRCRLEFDGEVGMQTLVKLNIPPVDNIEFNTKPVSLTNSKNTTSNISLNNYKSITELTSSINSSKVFSATNYHIDVDLPNQRVNIFIKSNNKWVLDKSFLCSSGASSTPTITGNFTISDKGPMFRAGSNIICNYYTRISGNYLFHTVLLDNNKNIIDGRLGNPLSHGCIRLAIDDAKYIYTSIPYGTSISIN; encoded by the coding sequence ATGCATAAAAAAAACCTTATTAATCTTTTTATAATTTTACTACTTACAACTTGCTACTGGTCATATTCTAATTATGTATCATCTTCAACAAATTCACCATACATCGCGCCTACTTCAAAAATAGATTTTATAAATTTTCCCACTAAAAATAACGTATATAAGATCTATCCCCTAAAAAAAGAACTATTATCGCAATATCCCCTTAATATTACCACAATTAGTAATGTACTTAAAATTGGTAGTCGTGGTGCTGCTGTAAAGTATATACAAAATAGACTAGTTGATTATGGATATAATATAGCCACTGATGGTTTGTATACAGCCCCTACTTATGATGCAATATTAAATTTTCAGTATCGCTGCAGGTTAGAGTTTGACGGTGAAGTTGGTATGCAAACTTTAGTAAAACTAAACATACCTCCTGTCGATAATATAGAATTTAATACTAAGCCAGTCTCATTAACTAACAGCAAAAATACAACCTCTAATATATCCTTAAATAATTATAAATCTATTACGGAACTTACATCATCAATAAATTCTTCAAAGGTTTTTAGCGCAACAAACTATCATATTGATGTAGATTTACCAAATCAGAGAGTTAATATTTTTATAAAATCTAATAATAAATGGGTTTTAGATAAATCATTTTTATGTTCCTCTGGAGCATCAAGTACCCCCACTATAACCGGCAACTTTACAATTAGCGATAAAGGACCTATGTTTAGAGCAGGATCAAACATTATCTGCAATTACTATACACGCATTTCCGGCAACTATTTGTTCCATACAGTACTACTTGATAACAACAAAAATATAATAGATGGCAGACTTGGAAATCCACTATCCCATGGATGCATAAGGCTTGCTATTGATGATGCTAAATATATCTATACCTCTATACCCTACGGCACAAGTATATCCATCAATTAG
- the rplM gene encoding 50S ribosomal protein L13: MKSYLAKPLEVERKWFVVDVEGKVLGRAASQIAAILRGKHKPTFTPHVDTGDFVIVINADKIVLTGKKLDQKMLRHHSHYPGGLKEVPYRVALAKKPEFIFEEAVRRMLPTGPLGRQTLKKMIVYRGPEHKNEAQNPEVLVLKY, from the coding sequence ATGAAATCATACTTAGCAAAACCACTAGAAGTAGAAAGAAAATGGTTCGTTGTAGATGTAGAAGGAAAAGTTTTAGGAAGGGCAGCAAGTCAAATAGCTGCAATACTAAGAGGAAAACATAAACCAACATTTACGCCACATGTAGATACAGGTGACTTTGTAATTGTAATAAATGCAGATAAGATAGTTTTAACTGGTAAGAAATTAGACCAAAAAATGTTAAGACATCACTCTCATTATCCAGGTGGATTAAAAGAAGTTCCATATAGAGTAGCATTAGCTAAAAAGCCTGAGTTCATTTTTGAAGAGGCAGTTAGAAGAATGCTTCCAACGGGACCATTAGGTCGTCAAACACTTAAAAAAATGATCGTTTACAGAGGACCAGAACATAAGAATGAAGCACAAAACCCAGAAGTACTAGTACTTAAATACTAA
- the rpsI gene encoding 30S ribosomal protein S9: MAKVQYIGTGRRKTSVARVRLVPGEGKIIINKRAIENYFGLETLILIVNQPLVLTGTKDKFDVLVNVNGGGYTGQAGAIRHGISRSLLKADLTLRPELKKAGFLTRDPRMTERKKYGLKKARRASQFSKR; this comes from the coding sequence ATGGCAAAGGTTCAATATATAGGAACAGGAAGAAGAAAGACATCAGTTGCTAGAGTAAGACTTGTACCTGGAGAAGGTAAAATTATTATAAATAAAAGAGCTATAGAAAACTATTTTGGATTAGAAACTTTAATTCTTATAGTTAACCAGCCGTTAGTATTAACTGGAACTAAAGATAAATTTGATGTTTTAGTTAATGTTAATGGTGGCGGATATACAGGTCAAGCTGGAGCAATAAGACATGGTATTTCTAGATCTTTATTAAAAGCTGATCTAACTTTAAGACCAGAACTTAAAAAAGCAGGATTCTTAACAAGAGATCCTAGAATGACAGAAAGAAAGAAATACGGTCTTAAAAAAGCAAGAAGAGCATCTCAATTCTCAAAGAGATAA
- the cwlD gene encoding N-acetylmuramoyl-L-alanine amidase CwlD, translating to MKYRNNKMIAIVMVIAIGMVSFIGINIGIAKETMNSNQLGNKKILIDSGHGGMDGGTSSKDGTVEKNINLIIATKLKASLQKAGYEVVMTREDDTGLYSNKGTIREKYREDLKKRCDLKKSSNCDMFVSIHLNYFTESKYYGAQVWYSNYKDSSILASVIQKNFKVDLDSNNKRVPKAAKSSYKILRENDVMPSVIVECGFLSNYEEEQKLKSDEYQGKIAGSISKSICEFYKGNLQE from the coding sequence TTGAAGTACAGAAATAATAAAATGATAGCTATTGTCATGGTAATTGCTATAGGAATGGTAAGTTTTATAGGTATAAATATAGGTATTGCGAAGGAAACTATGAATTCTAATCAACTAGGTAATAAAAAAATACTTATTGATTCTGGTCATGGGGGAATGGATGGTGGAACTAGCTCTAAGGATGGGACTGTAGAAAAAAACATCAATTTAATTATAGCAACAAAACTTAAAGCTAGTTTGCAAAAGGCAGGATATGAGGTAGTTATGACAAGAGAGGATGATACAGGACTTTATTCAAATAAGGGGACTATAAGAGAGAAGTATCGTGAAGATTTAAAAAAGAGGTGTGATTTAAAAAAGTCCAGTAATTGTGATATGTTTGTTAGCATTCATTTGAATTACTTTACGGAGAGTAAATATTATGGAGCACAAGTATGGTATTCAAATTATAAAGATAGTTCTATATTGGCGAGTGTAATTCAGAAAAATTTCAAGGTAGATTTAGATTCTAATAATAAAAGAGTACCTAAAGCTGCTAAAAGTTCTTATAAGATACTAAGGGAGAATGATGTTATGCCGAGTGTCATAGTGGAATGTGGATTCTTATCAAATTATGAGGAAGAACAAAAATTGAAGTCTGATGAGTATCAAGGAAAAATTGCAGGATCAATAAGTAAATCAATATGCGAATTTTATAAAGGTAATTTACAGGAATAA